One Thermoanaerobaculia bacterium genomic window carries:
- a CDS encoding ABC transporter ATP-binding protein has protein sequence MRKLKNTLDFARSDGGTPVALRAWSTMIDVDHFTMKYYGPPAVDDISFSIPEGAIVGFLGPNGAGKTSTMRVLAGYLSPTEGEIRIAGHDVVRESIAARTAIGYLPENVALYPEMRVREYLAYRADLEGVRRSDRAARVSDVMERCLIADVAEKTAGTLSKGYKQRVALAGALVHRPPILILDEPTVGLDPKQIIKIRELIKELGRERTVLLSTHILPEVEAVCDQVLIIDRGKIVGQGTPDELRRRGSGASIVRAVFAGDVPARDVLSAIDGVRAIEETRTDGETRVRIEAAEGIDVREAVFRQAVENRWVMRELAGETATLEDVFVRLTTRDQGEAESAHA, from the coding sequence TTGCGCAAACTCAAAAACACGTTAGACTTCGCGCGCTCGGACGGTGGCACCCCCGTTGCTCTCCGAGCGTGGAGCACGATGATCGACGTCGACCATTTCACGATGAAGTACTACGGCCCTCCGGCCGTCGACGACATCTCCTTCTCGATCCCCGAGGGCGCAATCGTCGGGTTCCTCGGGCCCAACGGGGCCGGCAAGACCTCCACGATGCGCGTGCTGGCGGGATACCTCTCGCCGACGGAAGGGGAGATCCGCATCGCGGGCCACGACGTCGTGCGGGAGTCGATCGCCGCCCGGACGGCGATCGGCTACCTGCCGGAGAACGTCGCCCTCTATCCGGAGATGCGGGTGCGCGAATACCTCGCCTACCGCGCCGATCTCGAGGGCGTCCGGCGCTCCGACCGGGCGGCGCGCGTTTCCGACGTCATGGAGCGCTGCCTGATCGCCGACGTCGCCGAGAAGACGGCGGGGACGCTTTCGAAGGGATACAAGCAGCGCGTCGCGCTCGCGGGGGCGCTCGTCCACCGGCCGCCGATCCTGATCCTGGACGAGCCCACCGTGGGTCTCGATCCGAAGCAGATCATCAAGATCCGCGAGCTCATCAAGGAGCTCGGCCGCGAGCGGACCGTGCTCCTCTCGACCCACATCCTTCCGGAGGTCGAGGCCGTCTGCGACCAGGTCCTCATCATCGACCGCGGGAAGATCGTCGGCCAGGGGACGCCCGACGAGCTCCGCCGGCGCGGCTCGGGCGCGTCGATCGTTCGGGCGGTATTCGCGGGGGACGTCCCGGCGCGCGACGTTCTCTCCGCGATCGACGGCGTCCGCGCGATCGAGGAGACGCGAACGGACGGGGAGACCCGGGTCCGGATCGAGGCGGCCGAAGGAATCGACGTGCGGGAGGCGGTCTTCCGCCAGGCGGTCGAGAACCGCTGGGTGATGCGGGAGCTCGCGGGAGAGACGGCGACGCTCGAGGACGTGTTCGTCCGGCTGACGACGCGCGACCAGGGCGAGGCGGAAAGCGCCCATGCGTAA
- a CDS encoding GldG family protein, whose amino-acid sequence MSARTGGRRRAAAAGIFSASVLVVVGIWALVNWLGYRHWSRGDWTKAKLYSVSSTTKKIVGSLKTPVRVTAFMTHRNRLYSETRELLDRYRALSPQIKVEEIDPERNPALAESVAQQMDVRKAGTIVFQSGGKKKFVTEDEMADYDFSGMPGQGGSLKSFKGEQAFTSAILAVTSAKSPKIYFTSGHGEKSIDDASERGLSEVKDLLGKDNDTVATWESLGKGEVPKDADLVVVAGPQTAFLAPERDALDKYLASGGHVLILLDPAVPRPGGPAADFGLGTLLAGWGVKLDNDIVIDTGNTLPFIGPETVYANHYGAHEIVDPLASAKMAAIFPLARSVQPGTASHAGFTATALVQTTSEGWGETDLEHLSAVKKDASDVAAPVTIAMAVSRGPQASAPAAPDAAAKARLVVYGDSDFAANGELPNVSNANLFLNTAHWLVGSEELVGIAPKTPEQNALTVSAATLRRIGLLCLLGIPALALAAGVGVWAKRRG is encoded by the coding sequence ATGAGCGCGAGGACGGGCGGGCGGCGCCGGGCGGCCGCCGCGGGGATCTTCTCGGCGAGCGTCCTCGTCGTCGTCGGGATCTGGGCGCTCGTCAACTGGCTCGGGTATCGCCACTGGTCGCGCGGCGACTGGACGAAGGCGAAGCTCTACTCGGTTTCGAGCACGACGAAGAAGATCGTCGGAAGCCTCAAGACCCCCGTCCGGGTGACGGCCTTCATGACGCATCGGAACCGGCTCTATTCGGAGACGCGCGAGCTGCTCGACCGGTACCGGGCGCTGTCGCCGCAGATCAAGGTCGAGGAGATCGATCCCGAGCGCAACCCCGCGCTCGCCGAGAGCGTGGCGCAGCAGATGGACGTCCGCAAGGCCGGGACGATCGTCTTCCAGTCGGGAGGCAAGAAGAAGTTCGTCACCGAGGACGAGATGGCGGACTACGACTTCAGCGGGATGCCGGGCCAGGGAGGCTCGCTCAAGAGCTTCAAGGGGGAGCAGGCCTTCACGTCGGCGATCCTCGCCGTGACCTCCGCGAAGTCGCCGAAGATCTATTTCACGTCCGGCCACGGCGAGAAGTCGATCGACGACGCCTCCGAGCGCGGCCTCTCCGAGGTGAAGGACCTGCTCGGGAAGGACAACGACACGGTCGCGACGTGGGAATCGCTCGGAAAAGGCGAGGTGCCCAAGGACGCGGACCTCGTCGTCGTCGCCGGCCCCCAGACGGCGTTCCTCGCGCCCGAGCGGGACGCGCTCGACAAATATCTCGCCTCGGGAGGGCACGTCCTCATCCTCCTCGATCCGGCCGTTCCCCGCCCGGGGGGGCCGGCGGCCGATTTCGGCCTCGGAACGCTCCTCGCCGGCTGGGGAGTCAAGCTCGACAACGACATCGTGATCGACACCGGCAACACGCTCCCGTTCATCGGCCCGGAGACCGTCTACGCCAACCATTACGGGGCGCACGAGATCGTCGACCCGCTCGCCTCCGCGAAGATGGCCGCCATCTTCCCGCTCGCCCGGTCGGTGCAGCCGGGGACCGCGTCGCACGCGGGTTTCACGGCGACCGCGCTCGTTCAGACCACGAGCGAGGGATGGGGCGAGACCGATCTCGAGCACCTCTCCGCCGTCAAGAAGGACGCGTCCGACGTCGCCGCCCCGGTGACGATCGCGATGGCGGTCTCGCGCGGGCCTCAGGCGTCGGCGCCGGCGGCCCCGGATGCGGCGGCGAAGGCGCGGCTCGTGGTCTACGGGGACTCCGACTTCGCGGCCAACGGCGAGCTCCCCAACGTCTCGAACGCGAATCTGTTCCTGAACACCGCCCACTGGCTGGTCGGCAGCGAGGAGCTCGTCGGGATCGCCCCGAAGACCCCCGAGCAGAACGCCCTCACCGTCTCGGCCGCCACGCTTCGCCGGATCGGCCTCCTCTGCCTTCTCGGAATTCCCGCCCTCGCGCTCGCCGCGGGCGTGGGCGTCTGGGCCAAGAGACGGGGATGA
- a CDS encoding N-acetylmuramoyl-L-alanine amidase, with amino-acid sequence LETAQFVNRIRAADLKGVTVVLDPGHGGRDTGALVDGVAEARYVYDITMRIADLLRRHTKAKVVCTVQDGNGAAIPDRDRLTGSSAARVMTTPPYPIEDTVAGVHLRWYLSNALLRSAVRKGGDPSRVVFLSIHADSLHPAVRGSMVYIPGERWLRSSFGKHGPVYEARREYRQEPRVSFSRRQRLESEGVSRQLAEEIIGSFRRDGLPVHAFNPIRHNVIRSGREWVPAVLRYNSIPARVLLEVCNLNNDEDHALIQTRKYRENVARGVVEALSSFYSGPPVKRRGGVRSAAASR; translated from the coding sequence CTCGAAACGGCCCAGTTCGTCAATCGGATTCGCGCGGCGGACCTGAAGGGAGTGACGGTGGTGCTCGATCCGGGGCACGGAGGGCGAGACACGGGCGCCCTCGTCGACGGCGTGGCGGAAGCGCGCTACGTCTACGACATCACGATGCGGATCGCGGACCTCCTCCGGCGGCATACGAAGGCGAAGGTCGTCTGCACGGTCCAGGACGGGAACGGCGCGGCGATCCCGGACCGGGACCGGCTGACGGGCTCTTCGGCCGCGCGGGTGATGACGACGCCTCCCTACCCGATCGAGGACACCGTCGCCGGCGTCCACCTCCGCTGGTACCTGTCCAACGCGCTGCTCCGCTCCGCCGTCCGGAAGGGGGGGGACCCCTCGCGCGTCGTGTTCCTGTCGATCCACGCCGATTCGCTGCACCCGGCGGTCCGCGGTTCGATGGTCTACATTCCCGGAGAGCGCTGGCTCAGGAGCTCGTTCGGAAAGCACGGGCCCGTGTACGAGGCGCGCCGGGAGTATCGCCAGGAGCCCCGGGTGTCGTTCTCCCGCCGCCAGCGCCTCGAATCGGAGGGCGTCTCGCGCCAGCTCGCCGAGGAGATCATCGGGAGCTTCCGGCGCGACGGCCTGCCCGTGCACGCCTTCAACCCGATCCGGCACAACGTCATCCGCTCCGGCCGCGAATGGGTGCCCGCCGTGCTCCGCTACAACTCGATTCCCGCCCGGGTGCTCCTCGAGGTCTGCAACCTGAACAACGACGAGGACCACGCGCTCATCCAGACGCGGAAATACCGGGAAAACGTCGCGCGCGGCGTCGTCGAGGCGCTCTCCTCCTTCTACAGCGGGCCGCCCGTGAAGCGGCGGGGAGGAGTCCGGTCGGCGGCCGCGTCGCGGTGA
- a CDS encoding DUF4340 domain-containing protein — protein sequence MSPRRLAILTGILLVLFAFVAFFERKMPTTQERIEKGDVIWDVNEARIAKIEINRDNTVVAFERDGDSWRMTRPDAYPADGPTLSALVTDLSHPSRQGEASASAAEPDYGLTAPRAVVTVSTREAKGSKAESHTLSIGREIPGTDTVAARVKGENRTIFVPSTIAADLLKPVDGYKNKKIFAGSALDVSRLTIARGRGRLEFERRKNRWWMTRPAPDLASSATVERLIDDLLAVNITEFLKIPRPDLAGDGLVPPLYTVTMTIAGKPVTAEIGATRADGKSVYARSDGQTFAIDSTATDELAKEADAYRETKVARFDNFAAKKLVWSTGGPRREFDRDGAQWKEAGKTVPSASVEDVLTAIGSLEGKDFMSASDFQKISGAPELASFTVETSAGDAFAASIRPAGGGQLAVKLADRPEALLVPATDFERVTAAVRKIAPAPAAAPAKPAPPAKKKTS from the coding sequence ATGAGCCCGAGGCGGCTCGCGATCCTCACCGGGATCCTCCTCGTCCTTTTCGCCTTCGTCGCGTTCTTCGAACGGAAGATGCCGACGACCCAGGAGCGGATCGAGAAAGGCGACGTGATCTGGGACGTCAACGAGGCCAGGATCGCGAAGATCGAGATCAATCGCGACAATACCGTCGTCGCGTTCGAGCGCGACGGCGATTCCTGGCGCATGACCCGCCCCGACGCCTATCCGGCGGACGGGCCCACGCTCTCCGCGCTCGTCACGGACCTCTCACACCCGTCGCGGCAGGGGGAGGCCTCCGCGAGCGCCGCCGAACCCGATTACGGCCTGACCGCGCCGCGCGCCGTCGTCACCGTGTCGACGCGCGAGGCGAAGGGCTCGAAGGCGGAGTCGCACACCCTCTCGATCGGCCGGGAGATCCCGGGGACCGACACCGTCGCCGCGCGGGTGAAAGGGGAGAACCGGACGATCTTCGTCCCGTCGACGATCGCGGCCGACCTCCTGAAACCGGTCGACGGGTACAAGAACAAGAAGATCTTCGCCGGCTCGGCGCTCGACGTCTCCCGTCTCACGATCGCGCGCGGGCGGGGGAGGCTCGAGTTCGAGAGACGCAAGAACCGGTGGTGGATGACGCGCCCGGCGCCCGACCTCGCGAGCTCGGCGACCGTCGAGCGCCTCATCGACGACCTGCTCGCCGTCAACATCACGGAGTTCCTCAAGATCCCGCGGCCGGACCTGGCCGGGGACGGCCTCGTGCCGCCGCTTTACACCGTCACGATGACGATCGCCGGCAAGCCGGTGACCGCCGAGATCGGAGCGACGCGCGCCGACGGGAAAAGCGTGTACGCGCGCTCCGATGGGCAGACGTTCGCGATCGACTCGACGGCGACCGACGAGCTGGCGAAGGAGGCCGACGCCTATCGGGAGACGAAGGTCGCGCGCTTCGACAATTTCGCCGCGAAGAAGCTCGTCTGGTCCACGGGGGGGCCGCGCCGCGAATTCGACCGCGACGGCGCGCAGTGGAAGGAAGCCGGGAAGACCGTGCCGTCGGCCTCGGTCGAGGACGTGCTCACCGCGATCGGCTCGCTCGAGGGAAAGGACTTCATGTCCGCTTCCGATTTCCAGAAGATCTCCGGCGCGCCCGAGCTCGCGTCCTTCACCGTGGAGACCTCGGCGGGCGACGCGTTCGCCGCATCGATTCGGCCCGCCGGCGGGGGTCAGCTCGCCGTGAAGCTCGCCGACCGTCCGGAGGCCCTGCTCGTCCCCGCGACCGACTTCGAGCGCGTCACGGCCGCGGTCCGGAAGATCGCTCCGGCGCCCGCGGCGGCCCCCGCCAAGCCGGCTCCGCCCGCGAAGAAAAAGACCTCCTGA
- a CDS encoding Xaa-Pro peptidase family protein, whose protein sequence is MDRSTLNERLARARRKLAESGADALYVTPSTNLFYLAGISFHRSERLTAVLLPRGGDPVVITPAFEETHARSMTPIENVVTWQETEDPFRKAASFLGGAKGVLCVEPSTAYDDVEKLLAHAPGWTPRSGAGVFAALRMVKSAAELDAMRRAVATGLDRFRKAFASLAPGVREADVSAAFGGENVVQFGPSAAVPHGEASARALSKNEAVLIDAWDNPEGYYYDITRSTFYGTPTDEYRRVWDVVHEAQGAGIEAARPGVRCSDVDAAARAVIEKAGYGEFFTHRLGHGLGIDVHEPPYMVAGNDILLEPGMTFTSEPGIYLPGKFGVRIEDDVVVTATGAETLSKRPEKLEPIPA, encoded by the coding sequence ATGGATCGCAGCACCTTGAACGAGCGGCTCGCACGGGCGCGCCGCAAGCTCGCCGAATCCGGCGCCGACGCGCTCTACGTCACCCCCTCGACGAATCTCTTCTATCTCGCCGGCATCTCCTTCCACCGGAGCGAACGGCTCACGGCCGTTCTCCTCCCCCGCGGCGGGGACCCGGTGGTGATCACCCCCGCGTTCGAGGAGACGCACGCGCGCAGCATGACGCCGATCGAGAACGTCGTCACGTGGCAGGAGACGGAGGATCCGTTCCGGAAGGCGGCGTCCTTCCTCGGCGGCGCGAAGGGCGTCCTCTGTGTGGAGCCGTCCACGGCGTACGACGACGTGGAGAAGCTCCTCGCCCACGCTCCGGGCTGGACCCCCCGTTCCGGCGCGGGCGTGTTCGCGGCCTTGCGCATGGTCAAGTCCGCGGCGGAGCTCGACGCGATGCGCCGCGCGGTCGCGACGGGGCTCGATCGCTTCCGGAAGGCGTTTGCGAGCCTCGCCCCGGGCGTCCGCGAGGCCGACGTCTCCGCGGCCTTCGGCGGCGAGAACGTCGTCCAGTTCGGTCCGTCGGCCGCCGTGCCCCACGGCGAGGCGAGCGCGCGGGCCCTGTCGAAGAACGAGGCGGTCCTGATCGACGCGTGGGACAATCCGGAAGGCTACTACTACGACATCACTCGATCGACGTTCTACGGGACGCCGACCGACGAGTACCGCCGCGTGTGGGACGTCGTGCACGAGGCGCAGGGCGCCGGAATCGAAGCCGCCCGTCCGGGCGTCCGCTGCTCGGACGTGGACGCCGCCGCCCGCGCCGTGATCGAGAAGGCGGGATACGGCGAGTTTTTCACGCACCGCCTCGGCCACGGCCTCGGGATCGACGTGCACGAGCCTCCCTACATGGTCGCGGGCAACGACATCCTCCTCGAGCCGGGGATGACGTTCACGTCCGAGCCCGGGATCTATCTCCCCGGGAAGTTCGGCGTACGGATCGAGGACGACGTGGTCGTCACCGCGACCGGCGCCGAGACGCTGTCGAAGAGGCCGGAGAAGCTGGAGCCGATCCCGGCATAA
- the lipB gene encoding lipoyl(octanoyl) transferase LipB, which yields MKRVDVRWLGRVEYGAALALQAEAADRCARTGEETLLLLEHDPVFTLGRNASRADVLFSPERCAELGISVFEANRGGKVTYHGPGQLVGYPIVDLSPDRRDVKRYVRDLEETIIRVLSRWGIAGVRSPLEERVTSVWIGNDKIAAIGVHIARWITTHGFALNVTTDLAHFLGIVPCGITDGGVTSIERLTGARPPVEEVARAYAPAFAEVFERSAEWADGPDWRTPKK from the coding sequence ATGAAGCGCGTCGACGTTCGATGGCTCGGCCGCGTCGAATACGGCGCGGCGCTCGCTCTTCAGGCCGAGGCCGCCGACCGCTGCGCCCGCACGGGAGAGGAGACCCTCCTCCTCCTCGAGCACGATCCGGTCTTCACGCTGGGCCGGAACGCCTCGCGCGCCGACGTTCTCTTCAGCCCCGAACGATGCGCGGAGCTCGGAATCTCCGTGTTCGAGGCCAACCGCGGAGGGAAGGTCACGTATCACGGCCCCGGCCAGCTCGTCGGTTATCCGATCGTCGACCTCTCGCCGGACCGCCGCGACGTGAAGCGCTACGTCCGCGACCTCGAGGAGACGATCATCCGGGTGCTTTCCCGGTGGGGAATCGCCGGAGTACGCAGCCCGCTCGAGGAACGCGTCACGTCGGTCTGGATCGGCAACGACAAGATCGCGGCGATCGGCGTTCACATCGCCCGATGGATCACGACCCATGGCTTCGCGCTGAACGTCACGACGGACCTCGCGCATTTCCTCGGGATCGTCCCCTGCGGGATCACCGACGGCGGCGTGACCTCGATCGAGCGGCTGACCGGGGCGCGTCCGCCGGTCGAGGAGGTCGCCCGGGCCTACGCGCCGGCCTTCGCCGAGGTCTTCGAGCGCTCCGCGGAGTGGGCCGACGGCCCGGACTGGCGGACCCCAAAAAAATAG
- a CDS encoding ABC transporter permease has protein sequence MRKFFAIARREWLSYFYSPLGYIVLAAFWFVNGFIFSTILGYLSQPGARSLQPLATIFNNTFFWIFMLFFIPVITMRLISEERKSGSIETLLTSPVTSATIVLGKFAAAFAFYAVLWLPVAAYALILNHFMTIDLRIVLSSLLAVLLLGAYFLAVGTFASSLSKNQIVAAILGFVMIIVIFSAGLVQTLVNDPAVKDAFSYLTIWDHMDDFARGVVDTRHIVYYVSSAALFLYLAQATLEAKKGQ, from the coding sequence ATGCGTAAGTTCTTCGCGATCGCCCGGCGCGAGTGGCTCTCGTATTTCTACTCGCCGCTCGGCTACATCGTCCTCGCGGCCTTCTGGTTCGTCAACGGCTTCATCTTCTCGACGATCCTCGGATACCTGAGCCAGCCCGGCGCCCGTTCGCTCCAGCCGCTCGCGACGATCTTCAACAACACGTTCTTCTGGATCTTCATGCTCTTCTTCATCCCGGTGATCACGATGCGGCTGATCTCCGAGGAGCGCAAGTCCGGCTCGATCGAGACGCTCCTGACGTCACCGGTGACCTCGGCGACGATCGTCCTCGGGAAATTCGCCGCCGCGTTCGCCTTCTACGCCGTCCTGTGGCTCCCGGTCGCCGCGTACGCCCTGATCCTGAACCACTTCATGACGATCGACCTTCGGATCGTGCTGTCGAGCCTTCTCGCCGTCCTGCTGCTCGGGGCGTACTTCCTCGCGGTCGGCACCTTCGCCTCGAGCCTGTCGAAGAACCAGATCGTCGCGGCGATCCTCGGGTTCGTGATGATCATCGTGATCTTCTCCGCGGGGCTCGTCCAGACGCTCGTCAACGACCCGGCGGTCAAGGACGCGTTTTCGTACCTGACGATCTGGGATCACATGGACGATTTCGCGCGCGGGGTCGTCGACACCCGCCACATCGTCTATTACGTCTCGTCGGCTGCGCTCTTCCTCTACCTCGCGCAGGCGACGCTCGAGGCCAAGAAGGGGCAATGA
- the thiC gene encoding phosphomethylpyrimidine synthase ThiC, whose protein sequence is MRSRAGDSPSNSVVSTDSIPGSRKRYLAGPGGIRVPCREIELAPTRSSGGDVRLNPALRVYDTSGPYTDPEAAIDVRAGLPLLRQPWIEARGPFDRMAPSYRAVAGHSDPDLPLPPRRQVLRSRGNATQMHHARRGVVTPEMEFVALREGLPAELVRGEVARGRAIIPANVNHPELEPMIIGRRFLVKINANIGNSAVTSSIEDEVEKMAWAIRWGADTVMDLSTGKNIHETREWIIRNAPVPIGTVPIYQALEKVGGKAEELTWEVYRDTLIEQAEQGVDYFTVHAGVRLPYIPMTVDRVTGIVSRGGSIMAKWCLAHHRESFLYERFAEICEILKSYDVSFSLGDGLRPGSTADANDRAQFAELDTLGELTKVAWDQDVQVMIEGPGHVPMHLIRENMERQLAVCHEAPFYTLGPLTTDIAPGYDHITSAIGAAMIGWYGTAMLCYVTPKEHLGLPDKKDVKDGVIAYKIAAHAADLAKGHPGARVWDDTLSKARFEFRWEDQFNLSLDPETARAFHDETLPSEGAKVAHFCSMCGPHFCSMKITQDVRDYAAKIGADENKALEIGMEEKAKEFVESGAEIYRKE, encoded by the coding sequence ATGAGGAGCCGGGCGGGCGATTCGCCGAGCAATTCCGTCGTTTCGACCGATTCGATACCTGGCTCGCGCAAGCGTTATCTCGCCGGCCCGGGCGGCATCCGCGTCCCCTGCCGCGAGATCGAGCTCGCGCCGACGCGATCGTCGGGTGGGGACGTCCGCCTGAATCCGGCCCTGCGCGTGTACGACACCTCGGGCCCGTACACCGATCCCGAGGCCGCGATCGACGTCCGCGCCGGGCTCCCGCTCCTGCGGCAGCCGTGGATCGAGGCGCGCGGCCCCTTCGACCGCATGGCGCCCTCGTACCGCGCCGTCGCCGGGCACAGCGACCCCGACCTTCCGCTTCCGCCGCGGCGGCAGGTGCTGCGGTCGCGCGGCAACGCCACGCAGATGCACCATGCCCGCCGCGGCGTCGTGACGCCGGAGATGGAATTCGTCGCGCTCCGCGAGGGACTCCCGGCCGAGCTCGTCCGCGGCGAGGTCGCGCGCGGCCGCGCGATCATCCCCGCCAACGTGAACCATCCCGAGCTCGAGCCGATGATCATCGGACGCCGGTTCCTCGTGAAGATCAACGCGAACATCGGCAACTCGGCCGTGACCTCGTCGATCGAGGACGAGGTCGAGAAGATGGCATGGGCGATCCGATGGGGCGCCGACACCGTGATGGACCTCTCGACCGGGAAGAACATCCACGAGACGCGGGAATGGATCATCCGGAACGCTCCCGTCCCGATCGGAACGGTGCCGATCTACCAGGCGCTCGAGAAGGTCGGCGGGAAAGCGGAAGAGCTCACCTGGGAGGTCTACCGCGACACCCTGATCGAGCAGGCGGAGCAGGGCGTGGACTACTTCACGGTCCACGCCGGCGTGCGGCTTCCGTACATCCCCATGACGGTCGACCGCGTCACCGGGATCGTCTCGCGCGGCGGCTCGATCATGGCGAAATGGTGCCTCGCCCATCACCGCGAGTCGTTCCTGTACGAGCGGTTCGCCGAGATCTGCGAGATCCTGAAGTCGTACGACGTCTCCTTCTCGCTCGGCGATGGCCTGCGCCCCGGGTCCACGGCCGACGCCAACGATCGGGCGCAGTTCGCCGAGCTCGACACGCTGGGCGAGCTGACGAAGGTCGCCTGGGATCAGGACGTCCAGGTGATGATCGAAGGCCCCGGCCACGTTCCGATGCATCTGATCCGCGAGAACATGGAGCGGCAGCTCGCGGTGTGCCATGAGGCGCCCTTCTACACGCTCGGGCCGCTCACGACCGACATCGCGCCCGGCTACGACCACATCACGTCGGCGATCGGCGCCGCGATGATCGGATGGTACGGGACGGCGATGCTCTGCTACGTGACGCCCAAGGAGCATCTGGGGCTCCCCGACAAGAAGGACGTCAAGGACGGCGTCATCGCGTACAAGATCGCGGCGCACGCGGCCGATCTCGCCAAGGGCCATCCGGGGGCGCGCGTATGGGACGACACGCTCTCGAAGGCCCGGTTCGAGTTCCGCTGGGAGGACCAGTTCAACCTGTCGCTCGATCCCGAGACTGCGCGCGCGTTCCACGACGAAACCCTCCCCTCCGAAGGCGCGAAGGTCGCGCACTTCTGCTCCATGTGCGGCCCCCACTTCTGCTCGATGAAGATCACGCAGGACGTACGCGACTACGCCGCGAAGATCGGCGCCGACGAGAACAAGGCGCTCGAGATCGGGATGGAGGAGAAGGCGAAGGAATTCGTGGAGAGCGGCGCGGAGATCTACCGGAAGGAATAA
- a CDS encoding glycosyltransferase family 39 protein, which produces MTEGAAAISLPRREKLALFGLALAARAAAVAVLGGGVPRFGDSAAYVRAAETFWKTGTYPSRTDLALFRPPGYPVFLALSTWGRPDRIAWDLAWNVVLGALSVLVLASLAGRVAGSLRAARFAGVAAALHPPLLILSADVQSEPLFLLLLLAAGFLLLVSVDRPSSGCGLLSGAALALAALTRPSALALVPLLAAPLFDRRFPAAVRRSLAASALFGLCAVLLPWTARNAFRFHALLPVNDGGALVFWQGNSAWAVRYDDARSAAEMERWSRDFNESVERPEIPGAADPNPAVRARAFRDAALGWIRAHPREELGVLRAKVKDWLRPGADPRFWPRGVVLASAAGYAALAVLAAAGLARAPRRGVAALAIVVLAVSMAAHVATIVALRYRVPYWDPVLLLYASASAARVLRRQAA; this is translated from the coding sequence GTGACCGAAGGCGCCGCCGCGATCTCCCTTCCCCGCCGGGAGAAGCTCGCCCTCTTCGGGCTCGCCCTGGCCGCCCGCGCCGCGGCGGTCGCCGTTCTCGGCGGCGGCGTGCCGCGTTTCGGGGATTCGGCGGCGTACGTCCGGGCGGCGGAGACGTTCTGGAAGACGGGGACCTACCCGTCCCGGACCGATCTCGCCCTCTTCCGCCCGCCCGGCTATCCCGTTTTCCTCGCCCTCTCGACCTGGGGACGCCCCGACCGGATCGCATGGGACCTCGCCTGGAACGTCGTCCTCGGTGCGCTGTCGGTGCTGGTGCTCGCGTCGCTCGCCGGGCGCGTCGCCGGCTCGCTGCGGGCCGCCCGGTTCGCCGGCGTCGCCGCCGCGCTCCATCCGCCGTTGCTGATCCTCTCGGCGGACGTGCAGAGCGAGCCGCTCTTCCTCCTGCTCCTCCTCGCGGCCGGGTTCCTCCTCCTCGTCTCCGTCGACCGCCCCTCCTCGGGATGCGGGCTGCTCTCGGGCGCCGCTCTGGCCCTCGCCGCGCTCACGCGTCCCTCGGCGCTCGCCCTCGTCCCGCTGCTGGCAGCCCCGCTGTTCGACCGCCGTTTTCCCGCCGCCGTGAGGCGCTCGCTCGCGGCGTCGGCTCTCTTCGGCTTGTGCGCCGTGCTCCTCCCGTGGACGGCGAGGAACGCCTTCCGCTTTCACGCGCTCCTCCCCGTGAACGACGGCGGCGCCCTCGTTTTCTGGCAGGGGAATTCCGCCTGGGCGGTCCGCTACGATGATGCGCGGAGCGCCGCCGAGATGGAACGATGGAGCCGCGACTTCAACGAGAGCGTGGAACGGCCGGAGATTCCGGGCGCCGCCGACCCGAACCCGGCGGTCCGGGCGCGGGCGTTCCGCGACGCGGCCCTGGGCTGGATCCGGGCGCATCCGCGCGAGGAGCTCGGGGTGCTGCGGGCGAAGGTGAAGGACTGGCTGCGGCCCGGGGCGGACCCGCGATTCTGGCCGCGCGGCGTGGTCCTGGCGTCGGCCGCCGGGTACGCGGCGCTGGCGGTCCTCGCGGCGGCGGGGCTCGCCAGGGCGCCGCGCCGCGGCGTGGCGGCGCTGGCGATCGTCGTGCTGGCGGTCTCGATGGCGGCGCACGTCGCGACGATCGTGGCGCTGCGGTATCGGGTCCCGTACTGGGACCCGGTCCTCCTCCTCTACGCTTCCGCTTCGGCGGCGAGGGTTCTCCGGCGGCAGGCCGCATGA